The proteins below are encoded in one region of Apium graveolens cultivar Ventura chromosome 4, ASM990537v1, whole genome shotgun sequence:
- the LOC141720966 gene encoding uncharacterized protein LOC141720966 produces MRRSITRFTSPIGKTAGLFTAPFSSGAGRGRGRGAGVDPLYNFVKSVPGNPIDESPDFSTPGHGRGVVESRVPGAGVDYSVSDHPTRPDPIGFGRKVPEFIHRIEEEEKSGEGIDEFVVNRRRGDQEDVRVGLVNVLAGTGTGRGKIEGGGGGSRIGVEQQENRFFKARQENLGKSENVNVNANVRTPGKKFDNPEDARKHAMEVLSRGDGSGGGGGGGDSVGGDRGERVMESGGRGGGRGRGRGGRGFRGRGGRGGRGGRGRFEDEEEDDDDDDGCFIGDPADGEKLAQRLGPETMNQLVEGFEEMSESVLPSVQQDAFIEAMHINYAIECEPEYLFGDFESNPDIDEKPPMTLRECFDKAKPFLMAYENIQSHEEWEEAVEEAMKQVPLMKQIVDYYSGPDRVTSKKQMEELERVAKTLPESAPDSVKRFTNRAVLSLQSNPGWGFDKKCQFMDKLVWEVSQQYK; encoded by the exons ATGAGACGCAGCATTACTAGATTCACATCTCCAATCGGCAAAACCGCCGGACTTTTCACTGCTCCTTTCTCCTCCGGCGCCGGCAGAGGTCGTGGCCGCGGTGCCGGCGTCGATCCTCTTTACAATTTCGTCAAATCCGTTCCTGGTAATCCTATTGATGAAAGCCCCGATTTCTCAACTCCCGGACATGGACGCGGCGTCGTAGAATCTAGGGTTCCGGGCGCCGGGGTTGATTATTCGGTTTCGGATCAtccgacccgacccgacccgatAGGGTTTGGGCGGAAAGTGCCGGAGTTTATTCATAGGATAGAGGAGGAAGAGAAGTCTGGTGAGGGAATTGATGAGTTTGTTGTGAATAGAAGGAGAGGAGATCAGGAAGATGTTCGTGTCGGGTTAGTTAATGTATTAGCTGGCACTGGCACGGGGCGGGGGAAGATCGAAGGCGGTGGCGGTGGGAGTAGAATTGGTGTTGAGCAGCAAGAGAATAGGTTTTTTAAGGCTAGGCAGGAGAATTTGGGGAAAAGTGAGAATGTTAATGTGAATGCGAATGTGAGGACTCCGGGGAAGAAGTTTGATAATCCGGAGGATGCGAGGAAACACGCCATGGAGGTTTTGTCGAGAGGTGATGGgagtggtggtggtggtggtggtggtgatAGTGTGGGAGGGGATAGAGGggagagggtgatggagagtgGTGGACGAGGTGGTGGGAGAGGGCGTGGAAGAGGAGGGAGGGGGTTTAGAGGACGCGGTGGGAGAGGAGGCAGAGGAGGGAGGGGGCGGTTTGAGGATGAGGAGGAGGATGATGATGACGATGACGGGTGTTTTATTGGTGATCCGGCTGATGGGGAGAAATTGGCTCAAAGGCTCGGGCCTGAGACTATGAATCAGTTAGTGGAAGGGTTTGAGGAAATGAGTGAGAGTGTTCTGCCGTCGGTTCAACAAGATGCTTTTATTGAAGCAATGCATATTAATTACGCG atTGAATGTGAACCAGAGTACTTGTTTGGGGATTTTGAAAGCAATCCTGATATTGATGAGAAGCCTCCTATGACTCTCCGGGAGTGTTTTGATAAGGCGAAGCCTTTTCTAATGGCTTATGAAAATATTCAAAGTCATGAAGAGTGGGAG GAAGCCGTGGAAGAGGCAATGAAGCAAGTCCCCCTTATGAAACAGATTGTTGATTACTACAGTGGACCGGATAGGGTAACTTCTAAGAAACAGATGGAAGAGCTGGAAAGAGTTGCAAAAACTCTTCCTGAGAGTGCACCAGATTCTGTGAAGCGGTTTACAAATCGTGCTGTTCTGTCTCTTCAG AGCAATCCAGGGTGGGGATTTGATAAAAAATGTCAGTTCATGGATAAGCTGGTATGGGAGGTCTCACAGCAGTACAAATAA